AAAACTTATAGGATATGATTTAAAacattaaattaatttcatctAATAAAAGGATTAGGCATTATTACAATATAAAACTATCCAATgataaaataaacataatgattagttattgaaaatacaatactgcaattgaaaaaattatttcaacataattTCCAAACTAATAAATTGTTTAGaaattagtttatttatatgaaaaatttttattggcAGTGGTTTATTAAACTCTACATTGAATACTATTAATATTCCATTAACATTTCTTAAACATCAATCAACACTCATATTACCCTGTATACAAATATTCTAAGCAATTGCGTATATAATTGGCACAGAGTGAACCAACAAAATTTGACAAGTTTCAGcagataaatattgaaaaatgtgtAGTTAACTTGAACATATTTCCTGTTCTCATCATCGGCTCTTCAATTCTCTAGTCAATTATATGTTGGGCCAACCTGTACTTATCCAAGCACATCttttaatcaaataaaaaaaaatgcataaTTTTCTTTCGGATTTCTAAATGTTATGAAAAACTACTGTaaagatgaatttttattttctatttctcgTTTTCAAGTAAGAAAAacccaataatttttttttgacacgCCAGATAATTAACTGTAATTTAATTTATCCTATATTTTCGAGGATTTTCAAACTCTTCAAATTGAgaatccaaataaaaaaaactgtgCGTAACAGCTCagtcattgaataaaaaaataaaaagaaatatctatTATACTCAAACGTATCTAGTCAATTGAGTGTAAAATTCTTCCAAGCACACTTGCAGTTGATTTAAAGTAGGTCTTTCATCTGCACTCATTGCCCAACAGTATGCCATAACTGCAaaccttgaaaaaataaaacaaataactttTGATGATCCATATTGAAACTGAAATTAACAAATATACAACATAACAAAACTAAAGATATTCTTACTGGTTCATCTTGTCATTCAATAAATTACATTAGATTAACCAGCAAATTTGAATACCCCAGATTATGTTCACACagtgtattttgaaaatttgtttcggTGCTTCAAAAAAGCACAACATAATAAGAGAGATTCAAAACTATAATACTTACAATTCATCTGGACAATTAATAGGTTGAGCAAGTCGATAACCGTCTTTCAAATAGGCTGACATTTCGAATGGATCAATTTCAATGTACGGCTGTTGAGCCAACGTTGTCAGTTCCCAAAGCAAAACACCAAATGACCAAATGTCCGAACTAGTCGAGAATGTTTTGTGCAACAAGCTTTCAATAGCCAGCCATTTCACCGGCCTATTTTCATTGTCACCTAAACAATGATAATCTGATGGAAATAAGTCTCTTGACAAAGCATTATCTGCAATTTGCACCTTCAATTTGTCGTCCACCCTAAAAATTCCAGAAGTGAGCACTCAAAACAATTGAAAGTTAATATTACTTACACACAGTTTCTAGCAGCCAAGTCTTTGTGCAACAAATGCTTTTTATGAAGGTAACTCAATCCGTGTATAACTTGCAGAGCCATATCAACAACTTCTTGAGTAGTCAAAGTATGAGACACACCTTCAGGTGATAGTTTACATTTCTGTAGGAAAGTCTTcaaattttttgtatatttgtatGGGAAAAGAAGAAAAGGAGCTGTATGATCTTCAATAGAAACACGACGAATGCTAAGAATGTTCTTATGATTCAAGGAGTACATTGACATCCCCTCTTGAAGCAAAAGAGAGATCTGGACTTCACTAGCATGGTCTGTAACTGTTTTGATTATCACCGTTTCTTCTTTCCCATTTTCTGTAGTGTAAGATCCGAGATAAACCCTACCAAAGGTACCTTCCATCACTACACTGCTCAATCGAACTCTACAtctgaattaataaattatcaTTGATAGTTGGACAAACTGAAATTCTGTTTCTAGCTTTCCTTACCTTTGTACTGTGAGTTCTGCAATTCTCTCTTGGAGATCCTTAAAACGTTCATCTAGAAGGGAATAACTAGGAGCACTTCTGAAACTTTCATTATATGTGAAATTCACAGCATTCCTTGGCATTGTACTTAGATAAGAATCAGATGGTTTATTGTTATGTTCAACtgttcttctttcttttttatttttgacataGAACAAAATGACAAAAAGGGCCAAGATTGTCAACATCACCAGAGCAGTACCCACAGCAAAGTAGAAAATCTTTGTTGAATTTGAATGGCTTGGCACTGTGTCAATGAAAACTTGAGAACCCATAAATTCCTCTAACTTCGTACATATTTTCTTTCGTTTTATAACAAGGGAAGTAACATTATTTTGGGCTACAGAAATGTTGATTTTTATGACGACCATTACTTCAGCAGCTGAGAATCCAGTGCAAGCGAATGATACGCTAAATGTCTGAGTTGATGTAGGAACATTTCCTGTTGCTGATATGTTCAGCTGTGGAGGGTAGAGAGCTCCACTATTGGCAGTCACTTCAATGGAGTATGGTAGCTGAAAAGTGTAAATTCATGTTAAATCATATAAGTAGGATTATCAAAATCTTATTTTGATGCAGTACCGTTCGTCCTGCCACATTTTCCCATGTGAACAGTGATGAGTCAACTTTAGCTGGAACTGGAACAACAAATTTCAATGCATAGTCATTAATACTACCATCCCTCACATAATACATTTCAGCACCCAAACCTAAAACAAATGTTGAATAATACAATCAAGTCTTGCTGCTAATAAATTCTCAATTTCTTAAATGAAAATTCTCATCAAAAACGACAACATAAACAATGTTACTGAATTTTTGTCACAtactttaaatgaaaaaaatacatacCCAATAGTCTCTGGACTTCttgcaaatttaaatataaatttagGTAGCCATGTGAAAATGGGAAGGTTGACAACACGGTTAAGAAGATCAACCAGAATCCAGGGTAACCATCcattttgaatgttttatttattCCATCAAATCTAGCTGCCTTTTCATTTTCTAACAATTTAATCTGGTAATTACATTgcgattattatttttatttgaaagttcAACAAcacatcaacaacagaaattagAACTAGGATCCGATCAACTTCGGGATGACGAGATTAGTCGAACGCCATGTGCTTGGGTGCAATACCTGACAGATCCGATCGAAGACGAAACCTTCCGATGTATTCAGATACAAAAATAGGTAAAGATACAGGACCGGACTATGCTCTAAATATCTCGATCCAAAAATATCTTTATTATAAAGATGTTAATTTCATTCAGATGATCAGATATCTTtgtttgatatatttattttagaaaaataatttacaatgtcatgtcataaaagtttgAATTGAGAGTCAGGAATCGATACAATATTATGTATGATCTGAACAATTTTCCTGATCAGTTTTCAACAACAAATTCCTATCTATGCCCATTTTGTCCAGAATACTATATGCCTTATTCATAATTTCTGGGTTTGGTGTTCTTGCTCTAGTAAGTATCCAAGTATTtcctataaaaatatttcataatcaatattatcaacatcacaCTGTTATTCTCACTTGTATTAACTATCCCAAAATCCAAGCAGGACCAAACAACAGAGTAATTCTCATAGTCCGTATCCAAAATCCAGTATGGAGCTTCAAactgaactgaaaatttgaaatggaatCATAAATCAAATAGGAATGAGGTATTTCGAGCTTTTCCAGAAAAATAGTGGGTGTTGAGCTTGCGCAAACGTTAAGATCCCGGGATCTCACTATTTCGCGTTCTAACTATGTATATGTAGTCCGGTTTTATGGAATTTGGTAAGGTTATTCTGATTGAAATAGTGAACGATCTAtaggaattttattttttttaacactCATTAGTGGCATTAGTGCTACACTTAAGGTAGAGTTTTTTCGTTGAAAGAATATCTCTGTGTATCTCTCTGCAGTCTGAACTTTGAAaactttcaattattattaCACTCAATAGAGAATTCGTTGTGCTTGACCAAAGACATATTATGTGTAATGAACTTcttattgatattattttcatatgaaactgataaataaattgaatatataaaatttatagTTATATATCTGCAATGTTGAACCCAACACTTAATTGTCagccatatgaataaaaattttactcAGTCTCTGTTGTGAAATCTTAGAGGAAGTTGTTTGGATTTAATTTAACCTGGTAATGAAGGAAATCTGACACTGAGTCTGCCCCCATCTGGTCTACCAACAACTTTAGCCACTCCCATGATAGCAGATCGTTCTCCAGTTCTGAAATTTCACATTATATATATCCTGATGGTCGTTTTACAGTCTCAACTTACATAGAACTCGATTGTTTATTATGTACAGCAACAGTTTCATCGCTATTTTTGGAATACTCGGCTGTTACACATTTACCTGCGAATTCGAATACAGCGAAATAACGTTCTATTTCGTACCATTTTCCCAAATACTGAAAGATAATCGATTCTCATTATTTCTGAATGGGAAATTAtggttttcgagaaaaaattatgACAATACCTAGAATATTTCTAGCAGTGGAACCTTATTTATAAAATGACAAGTTCTTATGATTATTCCTAGCTTTCAATTTAATATTCTCAATGACCAACCTTTGATATCAtacaagagaaaaaaaatgaatactccCTGAAATTCTGGAatccaaaaatcaaaaaaaaaatgtttgctgCCTTTGATCCAGATCTTTATCCTTTGGGAGCAACTTCGTCTTTCAACGTCAAATAACTCGAcacatgaaataaaataattgtcaTGTATCACTGATGatgttttgaaacaattttctttAGGAAAAGAAAGTACATgtgaaaataagatatgaaTGCTGATTTCTAAATATTATAATTCGATCGCAtggatattttttgaaatattgatgaaacaagaataactctGCAATTATGAAACGAATTTTGCCATTGATGGAAAGTTATCGAGTTCACAGCGGCCGGACGGACAGAATAGGTGTTGACCTCGAATTTTTCGTCATTAATTCAAACTATTTGAGATCACTCTGCGctcaaaacaataacaaaatcttCAGTTGGAACAGGCGCGCAGAAATATGATACTTATTATCAAATTGATCAGTAGGAATttggaaaaagaatattttaaatatgtattttcacttcgttattgaaaaatattcttatTCGTTGTTATCCACTCACACATCAAGAATTCTCATTTTCACCAATTTCTACTTATTGATTTATCGATATTGATATgactatatttttcaattgaatatgatATACTCCTTCCAGAAATTAGTCTTTGTgcattgtcataaaaaaatacTCACTTTTTCAACCTGAAAACCTTCCATGCTTGTAACATTGGGACAAGGCCCCAAAAAAGGAACTTGAGCTTGAACAACATAAAGCAACAAAACTAATATAATAAGTGACATAATTCTTCTTCTATTCACTTTGCAACAACTTTCTTTATGTCTTCCTCGTTTATAAATCAATTTATTACGATGTAGGTATTTATTACGATGTATCAACTGGCGGGTGTTTTTATTGATGTCAAAGTCTCAAGAACTAGCGATGTTCATGGGCAAATTTAATTGCACGTCTGAATTACAAGATAATCATTGGCGAAACAGGTAGGTAAATCAAAAACATCGACTAAATGTATTAGAATTGATTTATCATAAATAAATTAAGCAATAAATTACAGTTGATTGCAATCTTGATATATCTTGCAATTCAGTTCCTCATTGATGATGCTTGGTTTTTGATTTGCTTTGGTCTTTTGGTTTCTTGTCTTTCTTTTCCGGAGATTCGGACTCAGCTTTTTTAAGGATGGTTTCAGCAACACCTAAGGGTTTTTTTTCATCAGATTCCTTTTCTTGTTGGACGACGGCAGCTGGTTTTTCCTTGTTTGGAACTGCTTCTACTTCTGGTTGTTTCTCTTCGTCAATCCTGTCTTCTAGAATTGGACCAGCACTTTTTCCTGTTCCGGTTTCAACTGATTGACTGGCCTCACTTATCCATCCTTGGGCTGCGTTGATTTCTGAAGCTGCAAGGGAACAGCCTTCTTGTTCTGTTTTTTGGAAGAATGTCCTGCTGATCTTGTAACGGTCTAAGACTCCATAGGCTTTttgcattattttattttctggcAAGCGTTCTCTGGTCATTACCCACgcgttttctgaaaaaatatttcaatttttatttccttaCTTCCTTAAAATAGgcaatattgaatattaaattCTTGTGAAGTAAAAcactgaaaaattcaattattagtacacaaaagaaaaaagaattatcGAAATGAAATCTTTCGTCGAAACTTTAGAAAAGAAATAACAATTAGGatgctgaaaaaattttttttgcacaaAGTCAATGTCAAATTCGATCCCTTCAACTCCAACAActcttgaaaatttaaataaggTTCATTCTTAGGAAAAGAACAAGGATCAGCTATTTTACCGATAAAAAATTTCAGTCTAGGATCTTCCTGAAATTTGACATAAATAAGAATTTTGCTATGATCAGTTCCTCCCTAAAATATcccaaaactgagatatttcgatttttatgTGGAGAATTTATAGGTAGTTGACGAGAAATTATATTCATACTTGCATCATTCATCCTTATTGTCCTCGTGACTGATGAAAATTAATTATCAGGTCACATTTTAGTTCTGAACCTATTTGGAAATTTGAAGGCATAAATTATTCCGATTTCTttgaacaaattttcaattttcattttcaatatgctCTTGCGCCATCTATGCACACTATACTGAACTAATCGCTACCGCTTATGACGCAATTGGCAGTACTAGATGTCGCCACATGGTTGAATTCTAAAACGAAattatggtggatgcgccatgTCAAAGCGCATCCACTCACCTGACCAGAAGTTTATATGTGTTGCTCAAAGAGCTTACATCTTTGAGAAATGTAACAAATCTAATTTATATCATATCAAGTAACTACCGGGTATCCATGACTGTAATTGGGAGTGAGATAGCCTaagtatttaaaatattatattatttgtcgaAAAAGTCGGAGAATACTTAAGTTTTTGCAACACAATGACGCACAATTACgaattttcggcaaaaattcaataaaacttGGTGAACAACAACCCAATGTTAATGCggttaaatttttatttcagaaccACAATCATGACTTCAAAAGGCAACTTTTTTATTCTTTAGAAAGGtaacataataaaaaatgtaagaCTGAAGTTAGCAAATGCGTTTTAAAGTCTTTTGATGATTAAATTATTTGGCTCTCAATTGTATCTATGTATTATTCAGAAAGCGATTCAATATGCTCGAATTGATCAAACAAATTGTTTGTTTTATCGACCAATTGCTTTATGGACACAATAGTACCTATGTCGAGTcagtatatttattatttctacgAATATATTATATCCTTCTTGGCTTTTTCAATTCTAATTTTCAAATCCCatcaaatcaattaaaaattcttTGTCCTCTgctcttaaaaaaaataatatttctatggGATATTCAATGTGccgatataataaaaaaaactaatattcccatgaaatattcaatgtgCGAATCTGAACATTTACCCAACATTTAATAAGAATCCGGCGAATAGAGTGTGAACTATTGAGATCCCGGGAATTTCACGTTTGCGCATGATCTAGAGGTGAAATTTTTTACTTATCTATTTACAACCCGATGTGAACATTCATACCAACTTTCATAAAATTCGGACTTACAGAATGTGAGATATGGAAAAGTTGAATTTTGTAAGGGActacatacagggtgagtctttgacttgtacatatatttcaaccgaagatttccGAGGTCAAAGGAAACCCTTTTTTCCCttaccatcttttccgattcggctcggtcgAAAAGATACAGACTGTTGAAAGtccataaaaaatgtaatttttagttatatctcgcaaatgaaatggaatcgaaggaaatgattttcgaaatatagtttttttttgatgtgattaatcttt
Above is a window of Harmonia axyridis chromosome X, icHarAxyr1.1, whole genome shotgun sequence DNA encoding:
- the LOC123685891 gene encoding tyrosine-protein kinase Drl codes for the protein MDGYPGFWLIFLTVLSTFPFSHGYLNLYLNLQEVQRLLGLGAEMYYVRDGSINDYALKFVVPVPAKVDSSLFTWENVAGRTLPYSIEVTANSGALYPPQLNISATGNVPTSTQTFSVSFACTGFSAAEVMVVIKINISVAQNNVTSLVIKRKKICTKLEEFMGSQVFIDTVPSHSNSTKIFYFAVGTALVMLTILALFVILFYVKNKKERRTVEHNNKPSDSYLSTMPRNAVNFTYNESFRSAPSYSLLDERFKDLQERIAELTVQRCRVRLSSVVMEGTFGRVYLGSYTTENGKEETVIIKTVTDHASEVQISLLLQEGMSMYSLNHKNILSIRRVSIEDHTAPFLLFPYKYTKNLKTFLQKCKLSPEGVSHTLTTQEVVDMALQVIHGLSYLHKKHLLHKDLAARNCVVDDKLKVQIADNALSRDLFPSDYHCLGDNENRPVKWLAIESLLHKTFSTSSDIWSFGVLLWELTTLAQQPYIEIDPFEMSAYLKDGYRLAQPINCPDELFAVMAYCWAMSADERPTLNQLQVCLEEFYTQLTRYV
- the LOC123685894 gene encoding apolipoprotein D-like, encoding MSLIILVLLLYVVQAQVPFLGPCPNVTSMEGFQVEKYLGKWYEIERYFAVFEFAGKCVTAEYSKNSDETVAVHNKQSSSITGERSAIMGVAKVVGRPDGGRLSVRFPSLPVQFEAPYWILDTDYENYSVVWSCLDFGIVNTRNTWILTRARTPNPEIMNKAYSILDKMGIDRNLLLKTDQENCSDHT
- the LOC123685893 gene encoding lazarillo protein-like codes for the protein MKCTFGLLLTLIAVCSAQVPSFGWCPDYVPMSDFDMERFLGKWYESERYFQVSELGTRCVVSDYAKSANGKIFVSNEVTSRITGVKRILSGDLELVGRAGEGKIKVRYQTSPISTTTAISVLDTDYDNFAVLWSCSSYGPIYTQNAWVMTRERLPENKIMQKAYGVLDRYKISRTFFQKTEQEGCSLAASEINAAQGWISEASQSVETGTGKSAGPILEDRIDEEKQPEVEAVPNKEKPAAVVQQEKESDEKKPLGVAETILKKAESESPEKKDKKPKDQSKSKTKHHQ